From the Bacillota bacterium genome, the window GTAACGAGAGACGCTCGCCATTTACCCATGGACAACGTCCGGGTTATCGTGCGCTACAGGTAGGCTGTGGCGGAAGCGCAGAGACTGATGAACCGGCTTGCGGGAGCCGGCACGGGCTGGCGTGACAGGAAAGACGTGCTTATGGTAATATTGGTAACGGACCGAGGCTTGTCAGGAGGGAACGCATTTGACCCGGATCCTGGTCATCAATGGGCCCAACCTCAACCTGCTGGGCGCGAGGGAACCCTCGATATACGGTACAGATACCCTGAGTGACGTCGAGGATGCCGTGCGCTCCGAAGCCGGCAAGATCGGCGTGTCCGTCGAATTCTTCCAGTCGAACCACGAAGGCGCAATCATAGACACCATTCACGCGGCGCGCGGGCGCGTGGACGGCATAATAATCAACCCCGGAGGCCTGTCACACTATAGTGTCGCGCTGCTCGACGCTATGAAGAGCGTCGGCATCCCCTCGGTAGAGGTGCACGTTACCAACATCCACGCGCGGGAAGAGTTCAGGGCGGTATCAGTGACGGCGCGCGCATCGCGGGGAGTCATCTGCGGTTTCGGGATTCATGGATACGTGCTTGGCTTGCACGCGATAAACAGGGTGATTGGAGGCGGCTCACGCCCCTGATGACGGGTCAATCGAGGCTTTCGGCGGTGCGTGAATACCTTGAGCGCAACCGGCTCGAGGCCATGCTGGTCACCGGTCGAGAGAACTGCGCCTATCTCAGTGGGTTCACCGGCGAGGGAAGCCTGGTTGTGACGGCCACGGGTTTGTATATCCTCACCGATTCACGATATTTCGAGCAGGCGGGGGCGGATGCCCCCGCATTTGAACTTGTGAAGGTCAACGGCCTAGTGCCGGAGGCTCTGAGGGATCTCCTGGCGAGGGTCCCGGTCACGCGACTTGGCTTCGGGGAAGAGCACGTGACGTACAGGGAGTACTCCGAGATCGCCGATCGGGCGGCCGCCCGCGGGTGCGAGATGGTCCCCGTCCGGGGAGTGGTGGAGTCGCTCCGCGAGGTAAAGGACGCGGCCGAGGTGGACAGCATCAGGAAGGCCGCGTCGATCACCGCCGGAGCGCTGGCGAAGTTGGTGGACTCCCTGAAGCCGGGAGTGTCTGAAATCGACCTTGCCGCCGAGGTGGAATACCTCATGCGGAAGGCGGGGGCCGAGAGGCTCGCGTTTGAGCCGGTCATCGTGTCGGGGCCGCGCGGTTCGCTCCCCCACGGGGTCCCAACGGCCCGCAAGATCGGACGTGGGGAGTTCGTGACGTTCGACATCGGCGCGGTGTGGGGTTCCTACTGCTCCGACATGACCAGGACCGTCGCGGTTGGAGACCCGCCCGAGGAGCTCATGCGGGTCTACGAGGTTGTGCGGAAGGCCCAGCAGGCTGCGCTGTCCGTGATCCGGCCGGGGCTCGGGCTCAGGGAGGCGGACGCCGCCGCGAGGAGCGTCATTGTGGACGCAGGTTACGGTGAGTATTTCGGCCACGGACTCGGCCACGGCGTGGGGTTGGCCATCCACGAGTCGCCGCGACTCTCGCCTAAGGCCCCGGAAAACGGCATGATCCGCGAGGGCATGGTGTTCACCGTAGAGCCGGGGGTGTACATACCCGGCGTTGGTGGAGTCAGGATCGAGGACACGGTCGTCGCGCGACCGCACGGGGTTGAGGTACTGACGGATTTCCCAAAGCACCTGATCAGGCTGTAGATCCGGTTTCGGTGAAGGCGTTCAGGCAACAATAGGATCGCGGAGGGGGAGTATCCCAGGTGATTTCCAGTAACGATTTCAGGACAGGTGTAACGATCGAGGTGGACGGCGAGGTCTATTCCGTCGTAGAATTCCAGCACGTCAAGCCCGGCAAGGGCTCGGCGTTCGTCAGGACCAAGCTGAAGAACGTCAAGACCGGGTCAGTGCTCGAGCGGACGTTCGCCGCAGGTGAGAAGTTGCCGCGGGCTCACCTCGAGAGGAAGGAAGTCCAGTACCTCTACAACAGCGACGGCGAATACGTGGTCATGGACAGCCAGACCTACGAGCAGTTCAACCTGACCGGAGAGCAGATCGGTGACGGCGTCAAGTTCCTCAAGGAGAACATGACGATGTGGGTCCTGACCCACGCTGGCGCCATCATGGGCGTTGAGATCCCCAACTTCGTGGAGCTGGAAGTAGTCGAGACCGAGCCCGGGTTCAAGGGCGACACGGCGACGGGTGGTACCAAGCCCGCGAAGCTCGAGACCGGGGCGATTGTCAAGGTCCCGCTGTTCGTGAACATCGGCGACAAGATACGCGTGGATACGCGCACGGGGACGTACCTCGAGCGGGCGTGAGAGCGGCGAACCGGGCACGGCCCGGCATCGAGACGGATTCAATTCCGGAATTGATGGGGGGATTGGCGTGGCAAAGGAACTGGTCGAGAAGGTGGCTTACCTCCGCGGCCTGATAGAGGGCATGGGAATCGGGAGGGACGACAAGCACGGCCGGGTCATCCAACAGATGGCCGATATCCTGTCCGACATGGCCAGGGCGCTCGAGGAGATAACCGACAGGCAGGTCGAAACCGAGGGAAGGATCGAATCCATCGACGAGGACCTGGCGGCCGTCGAGGAAGACCTGTACGACGTCGATGACGAGGAATATGTGGATATCGAGTGCCCCCACTGCAAGGAGACCATCTGCTTCGACGAGGACCTGCTCGAAGGCGACGACGAGCTCTGCTGCCCTAGCTGCGGCGGGGTGATATTCTCCTCGGAGAACGACGAGGAGGGCAACGGCGAAGACCGCAACGACGACGATTCGGGCGAATCCCGCTCCGATTGACCTCCGGACAAATTGTACAGAGGCTCAGGCAGCGCCGGCATGGGAGCGCTGCCTTTGTGAGCGATCACGTGGGCGCATAAGTCCAGCATGTCTCGGAACCGTTCCAGTTCACGTATCTGGAACGCATGTACTGGAGTTTCTGCCGTACCTTGTCCTGTAAGTTCACCGGAACGACCCGCAGGTTAACCACGTTGACGTCGTCGTTTCTGCCGATTCCAGCGAGTTCAGCGTGCACCTCCAACTCGCGGTGCACGTCCCACCTCTTGCCAGGTGCCGGCAGGACCGCCAGGTCGACGTCGGATAGTGGCGTCTGGGAGAAAGGACCCGGGAAAGCCTCACTGGGCGTCCCCCTTTGCACTGCGTGCTTTGCACGATGTTACCCCATCCAAGGTATTTTATTCCATTGTACCGAGCTGCGCTGCCCGAGCTGCGGAGGCGTGGTATTCGGGGCCCTCGCTGTCTGCGTTCCGCATATGCCTGTGGATTGCCGAACTGGGGGAGCAGAGTTGGCTTTCAAATGTTTCTGAACCGGTGCTACTGGATCATTCTACAGCTGGTGGTGATACAAGTACCGGAGTGCAGACTAAAAAGTTGGGGGAGTATTAACCCAGATCGCGACAACCTCATCTGGACCGCAGTTGCGCCACCGGTGCTGCTGGGAACTCTTGAACTGGAGGCTATCGCCTGAGGCCACGACATACCTCTCGGTTTCGTCGAGCCAGACCTCCAACGTGCCACTCAGCACGTATATGAACTCTTCACCTTCGTGGGCGATGTTCTCCGTGCGACCAGCCCCGGGCGCTATCCGATAGAGAAGTGACTCGATCATGAAACTAGAGATATTGGTCAACAACTGGACACTAATACCTTTCTCGTCGGTCTGTAGCTGTTTGCCTTGACCCGCAGGCACGAGTTTGCTTTCTGTCGACTCGCCACCTTGGTCGAAGAAATGTAAGAGGGTCTTATCATAAAACGTCGCCAGTTTCTGCAGAGTGGTAATTGAGACATTAACCTGACCCGACTCAATTCTGCTCAGGTAAGAGGTGGAGATCCCAGTCGCCCGGCACACCTCTTCTAGAGTGAGCCCTTCCTTCGTCCGTAGCGCCCTTAGTTTCTGACCCAGGACTATACTGGGGTCCTGGCTATCGGGCTTGGAGGGCTTTGCTACGGGCTTTTCGCCCTGGGACGCAAGGTATTCTCGCAATCCGGCTATGTTGAAGCCTTTGACATTGATCAGGTAATGTATCTTCTTCAGATTTTCGATATCGCTCTGGGTATAGAGCCTGTACTGTCCGCTTCGGGGGCTCAACCGGATGAGCCCGGCCTTCTCCCAGTTTCGGAGTGTGGACGGGGTTACGCCTATCAGTATTGCTGCAGTGCCAATACGGAAAACGACTTGATCCCGTGACATTTAACCTCCGCCTGCCAAACCCTTATCATTGGCCTAAAGATCTACCACATCTAGTTTTGCACAACCACACTGATTCCTTCCTTAACCTGCTCCAGTTAACTATAAAACATTTTTCCTTAATAGCAATATTAGCAGGAAAATGAACAATCCCGTAGAATCTTGAGATCAATACGAGATGCGTGGTGCCTTGGTCGTTATCGAGGTGAGATTGTGACCTTTCCACGTGAACTGTAACGCTAAGGCTGAATGGGGAGCCTATGTCGATGGAACTGGTCGTAGGGATCAGCGGAGCAAGTGGGGCCATATACGGCTATGGGCTGGTCCGTGTTCTAGACCGCATGGGCGTCGGGGTCCACGTGGTCTGCACCCCAGTGGGCCAGAGAGTGTTGCAGCATGAGTGTGGCGTAGGCTTGGATACGATCCGTCGATATGCAACCGTCCATTCCAATGATGATCTGTTCAGTCCGCTGGCCAGCGGGTCCCATCACACAGACGGAATGGCGGTTGTACCGTGCTCAATGCATACTCTAGGCGTTATCGCTTCGGGGTTGGGCGAGGGCTTACTGGCGAGAGCAGCGGACGTGACGCTCAAGGAAAGGCGCAGGCTTGTGGTGGTTCCTCGTGAGACGCCTGTAACCATTATCCACATGGAGAACATGCTTAAACTCGGACAGGCGGGCGCAGTGATCGTTCCAGCGTCTCCTGGGTTCTATAACCACCCGCAGACTATGAGCGACCTTGTTGGAGCCATGATCGGGCGGATCCTGGACATCCTCGGCGTGGACAACCAGCTCTTTACACGGTGGGGACAACAGGGCTACTGAAGGAGGCCAAACGTTGGCCCTCTCATTGAGGTGTTTTCTGGATCAACTGAGGCAGCGCGGGAATCTTTGGAGTGTAGCAAAACCCGTTGACCCCAGGTTCGAACTCGGAGCAATAGTTAAGAAAACTAGGGGAGCTACCCCCATCCTGTTCAAACAGGTTGTTGGGTATAACATGCCTGTGGCCGCCGGGGTGGTGGGTAGCCGGGAACTTCTGGCCTTATCGATGGGGGTACAGAAGGACCAGCTTATGACACGGATCGTTGAGGCCATCACAAATCCGGGAACCACTCGTTCGGTGGCTACCGCTCCCGCACAGGAAAATGTGCTAACAAAGGACATCGATCTTATGAAACTACTTCCAGTGCCGACCTTTCACGAAAAGGACTCTGCGCCTTTCATCACAGCCGCGGTCCTCATGGTAAAGGACCCCATGGACGGACGTAGGTTCACTTCGATCAGGAG encodes:
- a CDS encoding UbiX family flavin prenyltransferase; translation: MELVVGISGASGAIYGYGLVRVLDRMGVGVHVVCTPVGQRVLQHECGVGLDTIRRYATVHSNDDLFSPLASGSHHTDGMAVVPCSMHTLGVIASGLGEGLLARAADVTLKERRRLVVVPRETPVTIIHMENMLKLGQAGAVIVPASPGFYNHPQTMSDLVGAMIGRILDILGVDNQLFTRWGQQGY
- a CDS encoding aminopeptidase P family protein; amino-acid sequence: MTGQSRLSAVREYLERNRLEAMLVTGRENCAYLSGFTGEGSLVVTATGLYILTDSRYFEQAGADAPAFELVKVNGLVPEALRDLLARVPVTRLGFGEEHVTYREYSEIADRAAARGCEMVPVRGVVESLREVKDAAEVDSIRKAASITAGALAKLVDSLKPGVSEIDLAAEVEYLMRKAGAERLAFEPVIVSGPRGSLPHGVPTARKIGRGEFVTFDIGAVWGSYCSDMTRTVAVGDPPEELMRVYEVVRKAQQAALSVIRPGLGLREADAAARSVIVDAGYGEYFGHGLGHGVGLAIHESPRLSPKAPENGMIREGMVFTVEPGVYIPGVGGVRIEDTVVARPHGVEVLTDFPKHLIRL
- the aroQ gene encoding type II 3-dehydroquinate dehydratase; translation: MTRILVINGPNLNLLGAREPSIYGTDTLSDVEDAVRSEAGKIGVSVEFFQSNHEGAIIDTIHAARGRVDGIIINPGGLSHYSVALLDAMKSVGIPSVEVHVTNIHAREEFRAVSVTARASRGVICGFGIHGYVLGLHAINRVIGGGSRP
- a CDS encoding helix-turn-helix domain-containing protein, coding for MSRDQVVFRIGTAAILIGVTPSTLRNWEKAGLIRLSPRSGQYRLYTQSDIENLKKIHYLINVKGFNIAGLREYLASQGEKPVAKPSKPDSQDPSIVLGQKLRALRTKEGLTLEEVCRATGISTSYLSRIESGQVNVSITTLQKLATFYDKTLLHFFDQGGESTESKLVPAGQGKQLQTDEKGISVQLLTNISSFMIESLLYRIAPGAGRTENIAHEGEEFIYVLSGTLEVWLDETERYVVASGDSLQFKSSQQHRWRNCGPDEVVAIWVNTPPTF
- the efp gene encoding elongation factor P, translated to MISSNDFRTGVTIEVDGEVYSVVEFQHVKPGKGSAFVRTKLKNVKTGSVLERTFAAGEKLPRAHLERKEVQYLYNSDGEYVVMDSQTYEQFNLTGEQIGDGVKFLKENMTMWVLTHAGAIMGVEIPNFVELEVVETEPGFKGDTATGGTKPAKLETGAIVKVPLFVNIGDKIRVDTRTGTYLERA